One Mycolicibacterium pulveris genomic region harbors:
- a CDS encoding MMPL family transporter, which translates to MLQRIAQLALAAPRRILAIAILVMVACGIFGIPVVKHLSAGGFADPTSESAQANHVLVDKFGQGDMELLISLTDDHGALSPAAESAAADITAQLQASPHVVQLVSAWTAPQTAAPALISKDGKTGLIVAGITGGETGAQRHAKELTDRLVYDRGEVRVRAGGEAMIYVQINGQTERDLLLMESIAIPLSFVVLVWVFGGLVAAALPLAVGGFAILGSMAVLRAITLVTDVSIFALNLTVAMGLALAIDYTLLIISRYRDELADGADPDRALIRTMATAGRTVLFSALTVALSMVAMVLFPMYFLKSFAYAGVAVVTFAALAAIIVAPAAIVVAGDRLDRFDVRRFLRRVLGRPEPVRKPVEQMFWYRCAKFVMRRAVLVGTAIVALLLVLGAPFLGANWGFPDDRVLPPSASARQVGDELRTDFAVDSARNVTVVIPDAGNVTPPDLDRYAGALSQVAEVSSVSAPGGTFVDGRPVGPPSTATGIKDGSAFLTVASTAPLFTEASETQLDALREVSTPAGAEVQLTGVAQINRDSSTAITSRLPLVLGVIAAITFLLLFLLTGSLVLPLKALVLNVLSLTAAFGALVWIFQDGHLGALGTTPTGTLVANMPVLLFCIAFGLSMDYEVFLVSRIREYWLKSGRTRADNDESVALGLARTGRVITAAALIMSITFAALIAAEVSFMRMMGLGLTLAILADATLVRMALVPAFMHVLGRWNWWAPKPLARLHSRIGISESAEDRLPVADPSTQVVGSR; encoded by the coding sequence GTGCTGCAACGAATCGCACAGCTGGCGCTGGCCGCGCCGCGGCGCATCCTCGCCATCGCGATCCTGGTCATGGTGGCCTGCGGAATCTTCGGAATACCGGTCGTCAAGCACCTGTCCGCAGGCGGCTTCGCCGACCCGACCTCGGAGTCCGCGCAGGCCAACCACGTGCTCGTCGACAAGTTCGGCCAAGGCGACATGGAGCTGCTGATCAGCCTCACCGACGACCACGGCGCGCTCAGCCCGGCCGCGGAATCGGCCGCCGCCGACATCACCGCCCAACTCCAGGCCTCGCCGCACGTGGTCCAGCTCGTCTCGGCGTGGACCGCCCCGCAGACGGCGGCTCCGGCGTTGATCAGCAAAGACGGCAAGACCGGGTTGATCGTCGCCGGGATCACCGGCGGCGAGACCGGCGCGCAGAGGCACGCCAAGGAACTCACCGACCGGCTGGTGTACGACCGCGGCGAGGTCAGGGTGCGCGCCGGCGGCGAGGCGATGATCTACGTCCAGATCAACGGGCAGACCGAACGCGACCTGCTGCTGATGGAGTCGATCGCCATTCCGCTGAGCTTCGTGGTGCTGGTGTGGGTGTTCGGCGGCCTGGTGGCGGCCGCGCTGCCGCTCGCGGTCGGCGGGTTCGCCATTCTGGGCTCGATGGCGGTGCTGAGGGCCATCACGCTCGTCACCGACGTGTCGATCTTCGCGTTGAACCTGACGGTGGCCATGGGGTTGGCGCTGGCCATCGACTACACGCTGTTGATCATCAGCCGCTACCGCGACGAGCTGGCCGACGGTGCCGACCCCGATCGGGCACTGATCCGCACCATGGCCACCGCGGGGCGCACCGTGTTGTTCTCGGCGCTCACCGTCGCGCTGTCGATGGTCGCGATGGTGCTGTTCCCGATGTACTTCCTCAAGTCGTTCGCCTACGCCGGCGTCGCGGTGGTGACGTTCGCGGCGCTGGCCGCGATCATCGTTGCGCCCGCGGCCATCGTGGTGGCCGGCGACCGGCTCGACAGGTTCGACGTGCGCCGGTTCCTGCGCCGGGTGCTGGGCCGTCCCGAGCCGGTGCGCAAGCCCGTCGAGCAGATGTTCTGGTATCGCTGCGCGAAGTTCGTCATGCGCCGTGCAGTGCTGGTCGGAACGGCGATTGTGGCGTTGTTGCTGGTGCTTGGCGCGCCGTTCCTCGGCGCCAACTGGGGTTTTCCCGATGACCGGGTGCTGCCGCCGTCGGCGTCGGCGCGCCAGGTCGGCGACGAACTGCGCACCGACTTCGCCGTCGACTCCGCCCGAAACGTCACCGTCGTCATCCCCGATGCCGGCAACGTCACCCCGCCCGATCTGGACCGCTACGCCGGCGCGCTGTCACAGGTGGCCGAGGTGTCGTCGGTGTCCGCGCCCGGCGGCACGTTCGTGGACGGTCGGCCGGTGGGCCCGCCGTCGACGGCGACCGGCATCAAGGACGGCAGCGCGTTCCTCACGGTGGCCAGCACCGCGCCGCTGTTCACCGAGGCCTCCGAAACCCAGCTCGACGCGCTGCGCGAGGTGAGCACACCGGCCGGCGCCGAGGTGCAGTTGACCGGCGTCGCACAGATCAACCGCGACAGCTCCACGGCGATAACGTCACGGCTGCCGTTGGTGCTCGGGGTGATCGCCGCCATCACGTTCCTGCTGCTGTTCCTGTTGACCGGAAGCCTGGTGCTGCCGCTGAAGGCGTTGGTACTCAACGTGTTATCGCTGACCGCCGCGTTCGGTGCGTTGGTGTGGATCTTCCAGGACGGCCACCTGGGTGCGCTCGGCACGACGCCGACGGGCACGTTGGTGGCCAACATGCCGGTGCTGCTGTTCTGCATCGCGTTCGGCCTGTCGATGGACTACGAGGTGTTCCTGGTGTCGCGGATCCGCGAGTACTGGCTCAAATCCGGCCGCACCCGGGCGGATAACGACGAGAGCGTCGCGCTCGGGCTGGCCCGCACCGGTCGGGTCATCACCGCCGCGGCGCTGATCATGTCGATCACGTTCGCCGCGCTGATCGCCGCCGAGGTGTCGTTCATGCGGATGATGGGCCTCGGCCTGACGCTGGCGATCCTGGCGGATGCGACACTGGTGCGCATGGCGCTGGTGCCCGCGTTCATGCACGTGCTCGGCCGGTGGAACTGGTGGGCACCCAAGCCGCTGGCCCGGCTGCACTCGCGCATCGGGATCAGCGAGTCCGCCGAGGACCGGCTGCCGGTCGCCGACCCGTCGACCCAGGTGGTCGGATCGCGATGA
- a CDS encoding TetR/AcrR family transcriptional regulator, translating to MKRRRAPRGSGEQLREEILDATTDLLLETGNAKAVSIRSVAQRVGVTPPSIYLHFADKDALLDAVCVRYFEKLDEQMQSVAAGAPSAIEVLRAQGLAYVRFAVKTPELYRIATMGEGRPGSDVDMMLNTSAFVHLRSSVETLMAEGVFPPGDPVALALQLWTAAHGVAAMLISRPYLPWGDVEEFADRALRAVVVGEIVSGAVDIKTDPQEAVRMLKGLLNEQHR from the coding sequence ATGAAACGGCGGAGGGCGCCGCGCGGGTCCGGGGAGCAGCTGCGCGAGGAGATCCTCGACGCCACGACGGACCTGCTGCTGGAGACCGGCAACGCCAAGGCGGTGTCGATCCGGTCGGTCGCGCAGCGGGTCGGGGTGACGCCCCCGTCGATCTACCTGCACTTCGCCGACAAGGATGCGCTGCTCGATGCGGTATGCGTGCGCTACTTCGAGAAGCTCGACGAACAGATGCAGAGCGTGGCCGCCGGTGCGCCCTCGGCGATCGAGGTGCTGCGCGCCCAGGGTCTGGCCTACGTGCGGTTTGCCGTGAAAACCCCTGAGCTGTACCGGATCGCGACGATGGGCGAGGGCCGGCCCGGCAGCGACGTCGACATGATGCTGAACACGTCGGCGTTCGTGCACCTGCGCAGCTCGGTGGAGACGCTGATGGCCGAGGGCGTCTTTCCGCCGGGCGATCCGGTGGCGCTGGCGCTGCAACTGTGGACGGCGGCCCACGGGGTGGCCGCGATGCTGATCTCGCGGCCGTATCTGCCGTGGGGTGACGTCGAGGAGTTCGCCGACCGAGCGCTGCGGGCGGTGGTCGTGGGGGAGATCGTCTCGGGCGCAGTCGATATCAAGACCGACCCGCAGGAAGCTGTACGCATGTTGAAAGGACTGCTGAATGAGCAACACCGTTGA
- a CDS encoding class I SAM-dependent methyltransferase, with protein sequence MSNTVDNPFFARLWMFMSRHETEAIQRLRRENLAGLRGRVLEVGAGTGTNFAFYPDTVTEVVAVEPERRLAEQAQRAAAVAPVPVTVTADTVEHYAGSAGEPFDAVVCSLVLCSVDEPETVLRQLRSMLRPGGELRCLEHIAGTGARARMQRLADATLWPRLFGNCHTHRHTEQAIVGAGFQTADARREWTLPAWAPIPVAEFALGRAVK encoded by the coding sequence ATGAGCAACACCGTTGACAATCCGTTCTTCGCGCGGCTGTGGATGTTCATGTCCCGGCACGAGACGGAAGCGATTCAGCGGCTGCGCCGCGAGAACCTCGCGGGGCTGCGCGGGCGTGTGCTCGAGGTCGGCGCGGGCACCGGCACCAACTTCGCGTTCTATCCCGACACCGTGACCGAGGTGGTGGCCGTCGAACCCGAGCGGCGCCTGGCCGAGCAGGCCCAGCGCGCCGCCGCCGTCGCACCCGTGCCGGTGACCGTCACCGCCGACACCGTCGAGCACTATGCGGGTAGCGCGGGCGAGCCGTTCGACGCGGTGGTGTGCTCGTTGGTGCTGTGCTCGGTCGACGAGCCCGAAACGGTGTTGCGCCAACTGCGTTCGATGCTGCGTCCCGGTGGCGAGCTGCGCTGCCTGGAGCACATCGCCGGCACCGGGGCGCGCGCCCGGATGCAGCGGCTCGCCGATGCCACGCTGTGGCCGAGGCTGTTCGGCAACTGCCACACGCATCGGCATACCGAGCAGGCGATCGTCGGCGCGGGTTTCCAGACCGCCGATGCGCGCCGTGAGTGGACCCTGCCGGCCTGGGCGCCGATCCCGGTGGCGGAGTTCGCGTTGGGCCGCGCCGTCAAGTAG
- a CDS encoding NAD-dependent deacylase: protein MQVTVLSGAGVSAESGVPTFRDAETGLWAKVDPYEISSSEGWRAHPEKVWAWYLWRHYMMGSVQPNSGHLAVAAWQDYADVHVVTQNVDNLHERAGSTKVYHLHGSLFEFRCDACHSAFEGDLPEMPEPVEAVDPPVCPCGGLIRPNVVWFGEALPDEAWQRSVEAVSAADLVVVVGTSSIVYPAAGLSEMALARGVAVIEVNPERTPLSDAATVSLRETAVEALPNLLQRLPALLN from the coding sequence GTGCAGGTAACGGTTCTCAGTGGTGCGGGCGTCTCGGCGGAGAGCGGGGTGCCCACGTTCAGGGATGCCGAGACGGGGCTGTGGGCCAAGGTCGACCCGTATGAGATCTCCAGCTCCGAGGGCTGGCGCGCGCATCCGGAGAAGGTGTGGGCGTGGTACCTGTGGCGCCACTACATGATGGGCTCGGTGCAGCCCAACAGCGGCCACCTGGCCGTCGCCGCCTGGCAGGATTACGCCGACGTGCACGTCGTCACCCAGAACGTGGACAACCTGCACGAACGCGCCGGCAGCACCAAGGTCTACCACCTGCACGGTAGCTTGTTCGAATTCCGTTGCGACGCTTGCCATTCAGCCTTCGAGGGGGATCTGCCGGAGATGCCCGAACCGGTGGAGGCCGTCGACCCGCCGGTGTGCCCGTGCGGCGGGCTGATCCGGCCCAACGTGGTGTGGTTCGGAGAGGCGCTCCCCGACGAGGCGTGGCAACGCTCGGTGGAGGCGGTCAGCGCCGCCGATCTGGTGGTCGTCGTCGGTACGTCATCGATCGTCTATCCCGCAGCGGGGCTGTCCGAGATGGCGCTGGCCCGCGGCGTCGCGGTCATCGAGGTCAACCCGGAGCGCACCCCGCTGTCGGACGCCGCGACGGTGTCGCTGCGCGAAACCGCCGTCGAAGCGCTGCCGAACCTGCTGCAGCGGCTGCCGGCCCTCCTGAACTAG
- a CDS encoding GntR family transcriptional regulator codes for MAGLAEWVRIEHRGSGALFDQLRTQIIEGIRDGRLPPGTRLPTVRELAGQLGLAVNTVARAYRELEASGILETRGRFGTYVARVDPSDEAMAAAAHSYVSTAKALGVDKAEALRYVEAAFG; via the coding sequence GTGGCGGGGTTGGCGGAGTGGGTGCGCATCGAGCACCGCGGCTCCGGCGCCCTGTTCGACCAGCTGAGAACCCAGATCATCGAGGGGATCCGCGACGGCAGGCTGCCCCCGGGCACCCGGCTGCCGACGGTGCGCGAGCTCGCCGGTCAGCTCGGGTTGGCCGTCAACACCGTGGCGCGGGCTTACCGCGAGCTGGAGGCCAGCGGCATCCTGGAGACCCGCGGGCGGTTCGGCACCTATGTGGCGCGGGTCGATCCCTCCGATGAGGCGATGGCCGCCGCGGCGCACAGTTACGTGTCGACGGCCAAGGCCTTGGGTGTCGACAAAGCCGAGGCCCTGCGCTACGTCGAAGCCGCGTTCGGCTGA
- a CDS encoding class I SAM-dependent methyltransferase, with the protein MSSTPSAKADGTVLTGVSETALMTLQVRATEARRSDAILDDPMAIQLMDSIDFDFAKFGTPRRQDMAVRSLAFDRHTRRYLQDHPKATVVALAEGLQTSFYRLDAADVGHEFRWLTVDLPPMIELRRKLLPASERVQMAAQSALDFSWMDRVDTEHGVFVTAEGLLMYLQPEEALGLIGECATRFPGGQMMFDLPPAWFASGITRGLLRPSLRYRVPPMPFSLTPSQAAGLVHDIPGIRAVHDVPIPPGRGRVFNALVWAAQRIPVFDPVRPVFTLLEFG; encoded by the coding sequence GTGAGCTCAACACCCTCCGCGAAGGCCGACGGCACCGTGCTGACCGGCGTGTCCGAGACCGCGCTGATGACGCTGCAGGTCCGCGCCACCGAGGCGCGCAGGTCCGACGCCATCCTCGACGACCCGATGGCCATCCAGTTGATGGACTCCATCGACTTCGACTTCGCCAAGTTCGGCACCCCGCGTCGGCAGGACATGGCGGTGCGGTCGCTGGCCTTCGACCGGCACACCCGCCGCTACCTGCAAGATCACCCGAAGGCCACGGTGGTGGCGTTGGCCGAGGGTCTGCAGACCAGCTTCTACCGGCTCGACGCCGCCGATGTCGGACATGAGTTTCGTTGGCTCACAGTGGATCTGCCGCCGATGATCGAGCTGCGCCGCAAACTGCTTCCCGCCTCCGAGCGGGTGCAGATGGCGGCTCAGTCGGCGTTGGACTTCAGCTGGATGGACCGCGTGGACACCGAGCACGGGGTGTTCGTCACCGCCGAGGGTCTGCTGATGTACCTGCAACCCGAGGAGGCACTCGGGTTGATCGGCGAGTGCGCCACGCGGTTTCCGGGCGGGCAGATGATGTTCGACCTGCCACCGGCCTGGTTCGCGTCCGGCATCACCCGTGGCCTGCTGCGGCCGTCGCTGCGCTACCGGGTGCCGCCCATGCCGTTCAGCCTGACGCCGTCGCAGGCGGCGGGCCTGGTGCACGACATCCCCGGCATCCGTGCCGTGCACGACGTGCCGATCCCGCCCGGTCGCGGCAGGGTGTTCAACGCGCTGGTGTGGGCAGCGCAGCGGATCCCGGTGTTCGACCCGGTGCGGCCGGTGTTCACGCTGCTGGAGTTCGGCTGA
- a CDS encoding DUF1697 domain-containing protein encodes MTRYAAFLRGVNVGGVNLKMADVAEALEVAGFTDVRTILASGNVLLDSSADVAAVRRRAEKALRDRFGYDAWVLAYDLDTVRAISDAYPFEREVEGHHSYVTFVTDPQVLDELARLADDAGDLERIQRGDGVIYWQVARTATVGSVMGKTMSKKRYKSSTTTRNLRTVEKVLR; translated from the coding sequence GTGACCCGCTACGCCGCCTTCCTGCGCGGGGTGAACGTGGGTGGCGTCAACCTCAAGATGGCCGACGTCGCCGAAGCGCTCGAGGTGGCCGGATTCACCGATGTGCGAACGATTTTGGCCAGCGGCAACGTGCTGTTGGACAGTTCCGCCGACGTGGCCGCGGTCCGCCGGCGCGCCGAGAAGGCGTTGCGCGACCGGTTCGGATACGACGCCTGGGTGCTGGCCTATGACCTGGACACGGTCCGGGCGATCTCCGACGCCTACCCGTTCGAGCGCGAGGTCGAAGGACACCACTCCTACGTCACGTTCGTCACCGACCCGCAGGTGCTCGACGAACTGGCCCGGCTGGCCGACGACGCCGGCGACCTCGAGAGAATCCAGCGCGGCGACGGCGTCATCTACTGGCAGGTGGCCCGAACCGCCACCGTCGGCTCGGTCATGGGCAAGACGATGAGCAAGAAGCGCTACAAGTCCTCGACGACCACCCGCAACCTGCGCACCGTCGAGAAGGTCCTGCGGTAG
- a CDS encoding PPOX class F420-dependent oxidoreductase, with protein MGRHVFDDKLLALIGGNSMGVLATIKRDGRPQLSNVTYYFDPRELTIQVSITEPRAKTRNLRRDPRASLHVSSDDGWAYAVAEGDAVLTSPAAAPDDDTVEALIALYRNIAGEHPDWDDYRRAMVDDRRVMMTLPISHLYGMPPGMR; from the coding sequence ATGGGACGTCATGTGTTCGACGACAAGCTGCTGGCGCTGATCGGCGGGAACTCGATGGGGGTGCTGGCCACGATCAAGCGCGACGGGCGACCGCAGTTGTCGAACGTGACCTACTACTTCGACCCGCGGGAGCTGACGATCCAGGTGTCGATCACCGAACCGCGGGCCAAGACGCGCAACCTGCGCCGCGACCCGCGGGCGTCCCTTCACGTCAGCTCCGACGACGGCTGGGCGTATGCCGTGGCCGAGGGCGACGCGGTGCTCACCTCGCCTGCCGCCGCGCCCGACGACGACACCGTCGAGGCGCTGATCGCGTTGTACCGCAACATCGCCGGTGAGCATCCGGACTGGGACGACTATCGCCGCGCCATGGTCGACGACCGGCGCGTGATGATGACGCTGCCGATCTCACACCTCTACGGCATGCCGCCCGGCATGCGATAA
- a CDS encoding DUF5302 domain-containing protein — protein MAESAREDDTKRKFREALERKKANAAVGGAHTDGGAKQPRAHGPVEHRREFRRKSG, from the coding sequence ATGGCTGAGTCGGCGCGCGAAGACGACACCAAACGTAAGTTCCGGGAAGCGCTGGAGCGCAAGAAGGCCAACGCCGCTGTCGGCGGTGCGCACACAGACGGCGGCGCTAAACAGCCGCGGGCGCACGGCCCGGTCGAGCATCGTCGGGAGTTTCGGCGCAAGAGCGGCTGA
- a CDS encoding acyltransferase family protein has product MAMFPSPADVEAGTPATRDRAIDVIRIVSLLGVVVGHTVMATSTLRDDVFIWSNLLTASPVFQALTWVFQIMPLFFFAGVAACVDSWRPGSSWGNWLLRRCTRLYRPVFYYLGFWAVALSALRFVLPEHVYRPIAGVSIQLLWFLGAYVLVLAAVPVLARITTTARLAGAVFGTYAVVAVVDAVRIHVDGWAALGYLNLLVWLVPGMLAVAYRRALLTAPAAVKLAAGMLAVNLALLVLGPYEVSLVGIDTQQLKNMTPPSLLLAGHAIMMCALAIAAAPTISRWARRPRVWWLAAIGNSGAMTLYLWHMPALLMMHLAFAYLGHPRFDPTAPGFVVLSVLQVLIMAGVIALLFVTLRPLETDPLPLWDGGYVEGPGWRSAAVGALLCLAGAATLASVGWGLKDAGLLCVAVMLAALVAARAFSRSCAETPDDARPGRAPAAV; this is encoded by the coding sequence ATGGCGATGTTCCCGAGCCCTGCCGACGTCGAGGCGGGCACCCCGGCCACCCGTGACCGTGCCATCGACGTCATCCGCATCGTGTCGTTGCTGGGTGTGGTGGTCGGCCACACCGTGATGGCCACCAGCACCCTGCGCGACGACGTGTTCATCTGGAGTAACCTGCTCACCGCATCGCCGGTCTTTCAGGCGCTCACGTGGGTGTTCCAGATCATGCCGCTGTTCTTCTTCGCCGGCGTGGCGGCCTGCGTCGACTCCTGGCGCCCCGGCAGCAGTTGGGGCAACTGGCTGCTGCGCCGCTGCACCCGCCTCTACCGCCCGGTGTTCTACTACCTCGGCTTCTGGGCCGTCGCGCTGAGCGCGCTGCGCTTCGTGCTGCCCGAGCACGTGTACCGGCCGATCGCCGGGGTCTCGATCCAGCTGCTGTGGTTCCTGGGCGCCTACGTGCTGGTGCTCGCCGCGGTGCCGGTACTGGCCCGCATCACCACCACGGCCCGGTTGGCGGGCGCCGTCTTCGGCACCTACGCGGTGGTGGCCGTCGTCGACGCGGTCCGGATCCACGTCGACGGCTGGGCCGCGCTGGGCTACCTCAACCTGCTCGTCTGGCTAGTCCCGGGCATGCTCGCGGTGGCCTATCGGCGCGCCTTGCTGACCGCACCCGCTGCCGTGAAGCTCGCGGCGGGGATGCTGGCGGTGAACCTGGCCCTGCTGGTGCTCGGGCCGTACGAGGTGAGCCTGGTCGGCATCGACACCCAGCAGCTCAAAAACATGACTCCGCCGTCGCTGCTGCTGGCCGGGCACGCGATCATGATGTGCGCGTTGGCAATTGCCGCCGCGCCGACGATTTCCCGGTGGGCGCGACGGCCGCGGGTGTGGTGGCTGGCCGCGATCGGCAACAGCGGCGCGATGACGCTGTACCTGTGGCACATGCCTGCGCTGCTGATGATGCACCTGGCCTTCGCCTACCTCGGCCACCCACGTTTCGATCCCACCGCGCCCGGCTTCGTCGTGCTGTCGGTGCTGCAGGTGCTGATCATGGCCGGGGTGATCGCGCTGCTGTTCGTCACGTTGCGCCCGTTGGAGACCGACCCGCTGCCGCTGTGGGACGGCGGATACGTCGAGGGGCCCGGTTGGCGCAGCGCCGCGGTCGGTGCGCTGCTCTGCCTCGCCGGGGCTGCGACGCTGGCCTCGGTCGGGTGGGGCCTGAAGGATGCGGGCCTGCTCTGTGTGGCGGTGATGCTGGCTGCGCTTGTGGCGGCGCGAGCGTTCAGCCGCTCTTGCGCCGAAACTCCCGACGATGCTCGACCGGGCCGTGCGCCCGCGGCTGTTTAG
- a CDS encoding MFS transporter, whose amino-acid sequence MPRNRFAFPLLAYAFAAIMLGTTMPTPMYALYAEQLNFGVLTTTVIYAMYAGGVLFALLGFGRWSDAIGRRPILLAGVVAAVLSAAVFLTADSVAVLSVGRVLSGLSAGLFTGTATAAVIEAAPPRWRTRAAAVATIANIGGLGAGPLVAGLLVQYAPQPLRLSFAVHIVLALLAGAAVLIAPETSERTGRVGVQRLSVPAEVRAVFVIAAIAGFAGFAVTGLFMAVAPSFVADVAGIDNSAVAGLVASSIFIASAVTQVAVGAMEPQRAVAIGCAILIAGMVILAVALAISSFLGLIGAGLVSGVGHGIAFSRGLAAIAERTPADRRAEVNSTYFVIGYVAISVPVVGEGLAAETWGLRTAGVTFAVVVAVLSIICLVAILVREAREAREARDDRTAAI is encoded by the coding sequence GTGCCCAGAAACCGGTTCGCCTTCCCGCTGCTGGCCTACGCCTTCGCGGCGATCATGCTCGGCACCACGATGCCGACGCCCATGTATGCGTTGTACGCCGAGCAGCTGAATTTCGGGGTGCTGACCACCACCGTCATCTACGCGATGTACGCCGGCGGGGTGCTGTTCGCACTGCTGGGGTTCGGCCGCTGGTCCGACGCCATCGGGCGACGGCCGATCCTGCTCGCCGGCGTGGTGGCCGCGGTGCTGAGCGCCGCGGTGTTCCTGACCGCGGACTCGGTGGCCGTGCTGTCGGTCGGCCGGGTGTTGTCGGGGCTGTCGGCGGGGCTGTTCACCGGCACCGCGACCGCGGCGGTGATCGAGGCGGCACCACCGCGCTGGCGCACCCGGGCGGCCGCGGTCGCGACCATCGCCAACATCGGCGGCCTCGGTGCCGGGCCGCTGGTCGCCGGCCTGCTGGTGCAGTACGCGCCGCAACCGCTGCGGCTGAGCTTCGCGGTGCACATCGTGCTCGCGCTGCTGGCAGGTGCCGCCGTGCTGATCGCGCCAGAAACCTCCGAGCGCACCGGCCGCGTCGGCGTCCAGCGGTTGTCGGTGCCCGCCGAGGTGCGCGCGGTGTTCGTCATCGCAGCGATCGCCGGCTTCGCGGGCTTCGCGGTGACCGGGCTGTTCATGGCGGTGGCGCCGTCCTTCGTCGCCGACGTCGCCGGTATCGACAATTCCGCCGTCGCCGGACTGGTCGCCAGCTCGATCTTCATCGCCTCAGCGGTGACCCAGGTCGCCGTCGGCGCCATGGAGCCGCAACGTGCGGTCGCGATCGGCTGCGCGATCCTGATCGCGGGCATGGTCATTTTGGCTGTGGCGCTGGCGATTTCGTCGTTCCTCGGCCTGATCGGCGCCGGGCTGGTGTCCGGGGTCGGGCACGGGATCGCGTTCAGCCGCGGTCTCGCCGCGATCGCCGAACGCACCCCGGCGGATCGTCGCGCCGAGGTGAACTCGACCTACTTCGTCATCGGCTACGTGGCGATCTCGGTGCCGGTGGTCGGCGAAGGGTTGGCCGCCGAGACCTGGGGATTGCGCACCGCGGGTGTGACTTTCGCGGTCGTGGTCGCGGTGCTGTCGATCATCTGCCTGGTCGCGATCCTGGTGCGAGAAGCCAGAGAAGCGCGGGAGGCTCGGGACGACCGCACCGCCGCGATTTGA